From Pseudomonas sp. FP2335, the proteins below share one genomic window:
- the tssM gene encoding type VI secretion system membrane subunit TssM codes for MKAFFSFMIRWVIPVLGLIALSLIIWFVGPLLDVLVPQGRRWALIILVFGVWLAYRVWRIIQARRQAAEVMRSLAAETPVDPNSVATAEELSTLRQRMDEALALLKKAKLGGDERRNLYELPWYVIIGPPGSGKTTALVNSGLHFPLAAQLGAGAVRGVGGTRNCDWWFTDQAVLLDTAGRYTTQDSNSTVDKAAWLGFLGLLKKQRSRRPIDGAFIAISLSDLLLGSDAERAAHAAAIRLRIQELYTQLGVRFPIYLMLTKLDLVPGFMEYFDNLSKEERAQVWGMTFALDDGKNSDSPLAHLQSEFAGLEQRLNERLVERLQQERDPARRDLIYGFPQQFGALKDCLQSFLEGVFKPNAFEERVLLRGVYFTSGTQEGSPIDRLIGAMAQSMNLDRQHLARQSGTGRSYFIEKLFTAVAFAERGLVGVNPKVERRRKWVARGVLAATVALVLVVSSLWWVSYRANQAYIAQVDQKVAPLGQTVQNLSPAQREVLAVLPLLNAVKNLAGDSPSWSEGLGLYQGDMLEAESASVYRKLLIAVLAPRLVTRIEEQLHAGGNSDFLYEGLKAYLMLADSEHYDPDFIKAWIALDWDRNLPRDLPAEQRQALSGHLQALFDRHPPSARLDPRLIDDLRRQLQQLPVAQRVYDRVKRQKLPEGIADFRLNEAAGRDAALVFSRKSGKPLGEPLSGFFTAKGYRQAFLLSSLNQTGTLAEEQWVLGHEQADQQNVVSLAADVRRLYFQDYQRQWDALLADIDFVPITSVAQAADVLRVISGPTSPLKKLLVAVAKETDLQAEERQLAAKGVPVEGGVDKLKERLGSLLGQEQPSANAAQASDDPVTAHFAELNSIVSKNEGEPATIDALLADMNALYVQVSAMVGASGDALLGEAKNQAAAAATRVSLNAERQPPLVQGMVKSVVNSTTNSMMGGVRNQLNAAWMSEVVNVYRQSLAGRYPLAPGSARDATLDDFGMFFGVGGVMDNYFRKYLQPYVDTSTQTWRWQPGAAQKLGIAPGVLQTFQRAATIRDAFFRAGGTQPIVRFELKPVSMDPTITQFLLDLDGQQLSYDHGPSRPVAMQWPNPGSIGVVRISIMPPAASGRSGVTLDGPWAWFRLLEQSDLTPGNSPDRFNLRLRVDGASIAYELRANSAFNPFKSRVLSGFSLPERL; via the coding sequence GTGAAGGCGTTTTTCAGTTTCATGATTCGCTGGGTGATCCCAGTGCTCGGGCTGATTGCCCTGAGTTTGATCATCTGGTTTGTCGGGCCGTTGCTCGATGTGTTGGTCCCGCAAGGCCGTCGTTGGGCGCTGATCATCCTGGTGTTCGGCGTGTGGCTGGCCTACCGCGTGTGGCGCATCATCCAGGCACGCCGTCAGGCCGCCGAAGTGATGCGCAGCCTCGCCGCTGAAACCCCGGTCGATCCAAACTCGGTCGCCACCGCCGAGGAACTCAGCACCCTGCGCCAGCGCATGGACGAAGCCCTGGCGCTGCTGAAGAAAGCCAAGCTCGGCGGCGATGAGCGACGCAATCTCTACGAACTGCCGTGGTACGTGATCATCGGCCCGCCGGGTTCGGGCAAGACCACCGCGCTGGTCAATTCCGGCCTGCATTTCCCGTTGGCCGCCCAACTGGGCGCCGGTGCGGTACGTGGCGTCGGCGGTACGCGCAACTGCGACTGGTGGTTCACCGACCAAGCGGTATTGCTCGACACCGCTGGCCGCTACACCACCCAGGACAGCAACTCCACAGTGGATAAAGCCGCGTGGCTGGGCTTCCTCGGCCTGCTGAAGAAGCAGCGCTCGCGCCGTCCCATCGATGGCGCCTTTATCGCCATCAGCCTGTCGGACCTGCTGCTCGGCAGCGACGCCGAGCGCGCCGCCCACGCTGCGGCGATCCGCCTGCGTATCCAGGAGCTGTACACCCAGCTGGGCGTGCGTTTCCCGATCTACCTGATGCTCACCAAGCTCGACCTGGTGCCGGGCTTCATGGAGTACTTCGACAACCTGAGCAAGGAAGAACGTGCCCAGGTGTGGGGCATGACCTTTGCCCTGGACGACGGCAAGAACAGCGACAGCCCGCTGGCGCACCTGCAAAGCGAATTCGCCGGTCTCGAACAGCGCCTCAACGAACGCCTGGTGGAGCGTCTGCAACAGGAACGCGACCCGGCGCGGCGCGACCTGATCTACGGCTTCCCGCAGCAGTTCGGTGCGTTGAAGGATTGCCTGCAAAGCTTTCTTGAAGGTGTGTTCAAACCCAACGCCTTTGAAGAGCGCGTATTGCTGCGCGGCGTGTACTTCACCAGCGGCACCCAGGAAGGCAGCCCGATTGACCGCCTGATCGGCGCGATGGCCCAGAGCATGAACCTGGACCGCCAGCACCTGGCGCGCCAGAGCGGCACCGGACGCAGTTACTTCATCGAAAAACTCTTCACCGCCGTGGCGTTTGCCGAACGCGGCCTGGTGGGGGTGAATCCCAAGGTCGAGCGGCGGCGCAAGTGGGTCGCCCGTGGCGTACTGGCGGCCACCGTGGCGTTGGTGCTGGTGGTCAGCAGCCTGTGGTGGGTGAGCTATCGCGCCAACCAGGCGTATATCGCCCAGGTCGACCAGAAGGTCGCGCCGCTGGGCCAGACCGTGCAGAACCTGAGCCCGGCACAACGCGAAGTGCTCGCTGTACTGCCGTTGCTCAATGCGGTGAAGAACCTTGCTGGGGATTCGCCGAGTTGGTCAGAAGGCTTGGGCTTGTACCAGGGCGACATGCTTGAAGCCGAGTCCGCCAGCGTCTACCGCAAGCTGTTGATCGCCGTGCTCGCGCCGCGCCTGGTGACGCGCATCGAAGAACAACTGCACGCGGGCGGCAATTCCGACTTCCTCTACGAAGGCCTCAAGGCCTACCTGATGCTGGCTGACAGCGAGCATTACGATCCAGATTTCATCAAGGCCTGGATTGCCCTGGACTGGGACCGCAACCTGCCGCGTGATCTGCCGGCCGAGCAGCGCCAGGCGTTGAGCGGGCATTTGCAGGCACTGTTCGATCGTCATCCGCCGAGTGCGCGTCTTGATCCACGCTTGATCGACGACCTGCGTCGGCAACTGCAACAGCTGCCGGTGGCGCAGCGCGTCTACGACCGGGTCAAGCGCCAGAAACTGCCGGAAGGCATCGCGGATTTCCGCCTCAACGAAGCCGCCGGCCGCGATGCCGCGCTGGTGTTCAGCCGCAAGAGCGGCAAGCCGCTGGGCGAGCCGTTGAGTGGCTTCTTCACGGCCAAGGGGTATCGCCAGGCGTTCCTGCTGAGCAGCCTGAACCAGACCGGCACCCTCGCCGAAGAGCAATGGGTGTTGGGCCATGAACAGGCCGACCAGCAAAACGTGGTGAGCCTGGCCGCCGACGTGCGCCGCCTGTACTTCCAGGACTACCAGCGTCAGTGGGATGCACTGCTCGCCGACATCGACTTTGTGCCAATCACCAGCGTGGCCCAGGCCGCCGATGTACTGCGGGTGATTTCCGGCCCGACCTCGCCGCTGAAAAAACTGCTGGTGGCGGTGGCCAAGGAAACCGATCTGCAGGCCGAGGAGCGTCAACTGGCGGCCAAAGGCGTGCCGGTGGAAGGTGGCGTCGACAAGCTCAAGGAGCGCCTGGGCAGCTTGCTCGGCCAGGAACAACCGAGCGCTAACGCCGCGCAAGCCTCGGATGATCCGGTGACGGCGCACTTTGCCGAACTCAACAGCATCGTCAGCAAGAACGAAGGTGAACCGGCGACCATCGACGCTTTGCTCGCGGATATGAACGCGCTGTACGTGCAGGTCAGCGCCATGGTCGGCGCCAGCGGCGATGCGTTGCTCGGCGAGGCGAAGAACCAGGCGGCGGCTGCGGCCACGCGGGTCAGCCTGAATGCCGAACGCCAGCCGCCGTTGGTGCAGGGCATGGTCAAGTCGGTGGTCAACTCCACCACCAACAGCATGATGGGCGGGGTGCGCAACCAACTGAACGCGGCCTGGATGAGCGAAGTGGTCAACGTCTACCGCCAGTCCCTGGCCGGGCGTTATCCCCTGGCGCCGGGGAGTGCGCGGGATGCGACGCTGGATGACTTCGGCATGTTCTTCGGCGTGGGCGGGGTGATGGATAACTACTTCCGCAAATACCTGCAGCCTTACGTGGACACTTCCACCCAGACCTGGCGCTGGCAGCCGGGCGCGGCGCAGAAGCTCGGGATTGCGCCGGGCGTGCTGCAAACCTTCCAGCGCGCCGCGACGATCCGTGATGCGTTCTTCCGCGCAGGCGGTACGCAGCCGATTGTGCGTTTCGAACTCAAACCGGTGTCGATGGACCCGACCATCACCCAGTTCCTGCTCGACCTCGACGGCCAGCAACTGAGCTACGACCACGGCCCGAGCCGCCCGGTGGCCATGCAGTGGCCGAACCCCGGCAGCATCGGCGTGGTGCGCATCTCGATCATGCCCCCTGCCGCCAGTGGCCGCTCCGGCGTGACCCTTGATGGGCCATGGGCCTGGTTCCGTCTGCTGGAGCAATCGGACCTGACCCCGGGCAACTCGCCAGACCGTTTCAACCTGCGCCTGCGTGTGGATGGCGCGAGCATCGCCTACGAATTGCGCGCCAACAGCGCCTTCAACCCGTTCAAGAGCCGCGTACTCAGTGGCTTCAGCCTGCCGGAGCGGCTATGA
- a CDS encoding DotU family type VI secretion system protein produces MHPNDDDRTQFMPRPGGRAPEPARAEPSPLAMPAAPMLTGKSQGLNPLESAAGPLLALLTRLRNTIAHPAPASLRAQLLAYLRQFEERAEAAGIARNEVLLARYALCTALDEAVLSTPWGSASDWGKQSLLITVHNEAWGGEKVFQLLDHCLQSPRERLYLLELLYLCMCLGFEGRYRVMNDGRSQLEALRERTAAAIRSARGEHERELSPHWRGVTVARDRLAQFMPPWIAVAIGVALLLALLFGLRLKLAADAEPVFKNIHALGEIPVQAIDRPVAQPKVIERPRLAGFLVEDIKAGRVAVEDAVDRSVVTIRGDELFASASSSIVDDYQPLMLRIADAIRKVKGQVRVTGHSDNRPIATLRFPSNWALSEARAKSVLEILAAKTGQAERFSAEGRSDTEPVATNSTAEGRARNRRVEITVLAEGVE; encoded by the coding sequence ATGCACCCCAATGATGACGATCGCACCCAGTTCATGCCGCGCCCCGGTGGCCGTGCGCCGGAGCCTGCGCGTGCCGAACCCTCGCCCCTGGCGATGCCGGCCGCGCCGATGCTCACTGGCAAAAGCCAGGGCCTCAACCCGTTGGAAAGCGCCGCCGGCCCGCTGCTGGCGTTGTTGACGCGCCTGCGCAACACCATCGCTCACCCGGCACCGGCCAGCCTGCGTGCGCAGTTGCTGGCGTACCTGCGCCAGTTCGAAGAGCGCGCCGAGGCCGCCGGCATTGCCCGCAACGAGGTGCTGCTGGCGCGTTACGCGCTGTGCACCGCCCTCGATGAAGCCGTGTTGAGCACGCCGTGGGGCAGCGCCAGCGACTGGGGCAAGCAAAGCCTGCTGATCACCGTGCACAACGAAGCCTGGGGCGGCGAGAAAGTCTTCCAGTTGCTCGACCATTGCCTGCAAAGCCCACGGGAACGCCTGTACCTGCTGGAGCTGTTGTACCTGTGCATGTGCCTGGGTTTTGAAGGCCGCTACCGCGTGATGAACGACGGGCGCAGCCAGTTGGAAGCCTTGCGCGAACGCACCGCAGCGGCCATCCGCAGTGCCCGCGGTGAACACGAGCGCGAGCTGTCGCCGCACTGGCGTGGGGTGACCGTGGCGCGTGATCGCCTGGCGCAATTCATGCCGCCGTGGATCGCCGTGGCCATCGGCGTGGCGCTGCTGCTGGCGTTGCTGTTTGGTCTGCGGCTCAAGCTGGCGGCGGATGCCGAGCCGGTGTTCAAGAATATTCATGCCCTGGGCGAGATCCCGGTGCAGGCCATCGACCGCCCGGTGGCGCAGCCGAAAGTGATCGAGCGGCCGCGTCTGGCCGGCTTCCTGGTCGAGGACATCAAGGCCGGGCGCGTCGCCGTCGAGGATGCGGTGGACCGTTCGGTGGTGACCATTCGCGGCGATGAGTTGTTCGCGTCGGCCAGCTCCAGCATTGTCGATGACTACCAGCCACTGATGCTGCGCATCGCCGATGCGATCCGCAAAGTGAAGGGTCAGGTGCGTGTCACCGGGCACAGCGACAACCGTCCGATCGCCACGCTGCGCTTCCCGTCCAACTGGGCGTTGTCCGAGGCGCGGGCCAAGTCGGTGCTGGAGATCCTGGCGGCCAAGACCGGCCAGGCCGAACGCTTCAGCGCCGAAGGGCGCAGCGACACCGAGCCGGTGGCTACCAACAGCACCGCCGAAGGCCGTGCCCGCAATCGTCGGGTTGAAATCACCGTATTGGCGGAGGGCGTCGAGTGA
- the tssJ gene encoding type VI secretion system lipoprotein TssJ, with protein sequence MIPRFLLAVATMLLLTACAKDAAAPAAPVEDEANTAAIELHFHAIEGLNPGANGQAAPVRVRIFELKNAATFARSDYFALADRAQSTLGLDLLDQDEVVVQPGQQLSIQRDLDPSTRQIGLLVGYRELDRAQWRTVINVPARQYTEYQISLDVRAVRADIAVTPSSPAQ encoded by the coding sequence ATGATTCCCAGGTTTTTACTCGCAGTCGCCACGATGCTGCTGCTGACGGCGTGTGCCAAAGATGCCGCCGCACCCGCAGCGCCCGTCGAGGATGAGGCAAACACGGCCGCCATCGAGCTGCATTTCCACGCCATCGAAGGCCTCAACCCCGGCGCCAACGGCCAGGCCGCCCCGGTGCGGGTGCGCATCTTCGAACTGAAAAACGCCGCTACCTTCGCCCGTTCCGATTACTTCGCACTGGCTGACCGCGCCCAGTCCACCCTCGGCCTCGACCTGCTGGACCAGGACGAAGTGGTGGTGCAGCCCGGCCAGCAATTGAGCATCCAGCGCGACCTCGACCCGTCCACGCGCCAGATCGGCCTGCTGGTGGGTTACCGCGAGTTGGACCGCGCGCAATGGCGCACGGTGATCAACGTGCCGGCGCGCCAATACACTGAATACCAGATCAGCCTCGATGTGCGTGCCGTGCGCGCCGACATCGCGGTCACCCCATCCAGCCCTGCCCAATAA
- the tagH gene encoding type VI secretion system-associated FHA domain protein TagH, translating into MALCLTITSYHKITPGQCPEKSMNQGVMAIGRSADNDWVLPDPERLVSSQHCVIQYKDGRYYLTDNSTNGVELVNAGIRLRRGNSEPLQDGELIRIGDYEIQARIDFNVQAVDSQPFVGDSSNSFEALMGAVASKPAPMPAPVIAPQFQGASSMDTLPDLFDFLSPTAVPPPTVADHVPSEQHDFRPPTPVVVEKPVVSGAVIPEDWDLFGDAPAPVVSAPPPPPPPPPPSPAPAPVVQPPPVIEAPVANPAQPDLLQAFLRGAGLEQLNLDKAQAEAQMENIGRSYRLMVDGLIDVLRARASLKGEFRMQQTMIQPAENNPLKFAPNADEALLLLLRHGNQAFMAPDAAVRDSFNDLRAHQLAVMAGVEAAIKHLLTRFEPAQLEERMGKPGGLSSIFNGSRQAQYWQQFTELYSNISREAQEDFQDLFGREFSRAYEEHSARQRR; encoded by the coding sequence ATGGCGCTGTGTTTGACTATCACTAGTTATCACAAGATTACCCCTGGGCAATGCCCCGAAAAGTCCATGAATCAGGGCGTGATGGCTATTGGCCGCAGCGCGGATAATGACTGGGTATTGCCTGACCCCGAGCGCCTGGTGTCTTCCCAGCATTGCGTTATTCAATACAAAGATGGTCGTTATTATTTAACCGATAACAGTACAAATGGTGTGGAGTTGGTTAACGCCGGCATCCGTCTGCGCAGAGGTAATAGCGAGCCGCTGCAAGATGGTGAGTTGATCCGTATCGGCGATTACGAGATCCAGGCCCGCATCGACTTCAATGTGCAGGCCGTCGACAGTCAGCCGTTTGTCGGCGATTCCTCGAACAGTTTCGAAGCGCTGATGGGCGCGGTGGCGAGCAAGCCTGCGCCGATGCCCGCGCCTGTGATCGCACCGCAGTTCCAGGGCGCCTCGTCGATGGACACCCTGCCGGACCTGTTCGACTTCCTCAGCCCCACCGCCGTGCCGCCGCCGACCGTCGCCGATCATGTGCCGTCCGAGCAGCATGATTTCCGTCCGCCGACGCCGGTTGTCGTCGAGAAGCCCGTGGTATCCGGTGCGGTGATTCCCGAAGACTGGGACCTGTTTGGCGACGCGCCCGCCCCGGTCGTGTCCGCGCCACCGCCACCGCCACCGCCACCGCCGCCGTCACCAGCGCCTGCGCCAGTCGTGCAGCCGCCACCCGTGATCGAAGCGCCGGTCGCCAACCCGGCACAACCCGACCTGCTGCAAGCCTTCCTGCGCGGCGCCGGCCTTGAGCAGTTGAACCTCGACAAGGCCCAGGCTGAAGCGCAGATGGAAAACATCGGCCGCAGCTACCGCCTGATGGTCGACGGCCTGATCGACGTATTGCGCGCCCGCGCCAGCCTCAAGGGCGAGTTCCGCATGCAGCAGACGATGATCCAGCCTGCCGAAAACAATCCGTTGAAATTCGCGCCGAACGCCGACGAAGCGTTACTGCTTCTACTGCGCCACGGCAACCAGGCGTTTATGGCACCGGATGCCGCCGTGCGCGACAGTTTCAACGACCTGCGTGCCCACCAACTGGCGGTGATGGCTGGTGTTGAAGCAGCGATCAAACACCTGCTCACGCGCTTTGAGCCGGCGCAGCTGGAAGAGCGTATGGGCAAGCCCGGCGGGCTCTCGAGTATTTTCAACGGTTCGCGCCAGGCCCAGTACTGGCAGCAGTTCACCGAGCTCTACAGCAATATTTCCCGCGAGGCCCAGGAAGATTTCCAGGACCTGTTCGGCCGCGAGTTCAGCCGCGCCTACGAAGAGCACAGCGCACGACAGCGTCGCTAA
- the tssK gene encoding type VI secretion system baseplate subunit TssK → MSWNNRVVWSEGMFIGTQHFQQHDRYLENLIDARSRPLSAGAWGFSELLIDQGLLAQGKLAIISARGLLPDGTPFNIPQDDLAPSPLNIDDHLRDGLVYLALPLKRAGARDTVDEGEALEAARYVSQVREVRDDNAPFENRAPVAVGSRALRLLTAQDGISDYAAIGLVRIKEKRADRALVLDDTYIPPVLDVAASKPLAAFRSELLGLLHQRGEALAGRVVASGAGGASEIADFMLLQLVNRAQPLIQHFSQLSPLHPERFFSELVSLAGEFSTFSTSGRRPQEYPQYQHDDLAVSFAPVMAALREALSMLIDSKATPIPIVEKAYGIHVAMLADKTLLDSANFILVVRADVPGETLRARFGQQSKVGSVEHIRDMVNLQLPGIGLLPLPVAPRQLPYHAGSTYYELDRGSEHWQQLQNSGGFAFHIAGQFPGLNLAFWAIRG, encoded by the coding sequence ATGTCCTGGAACAATCGCGTGGTCTGGTCGGAAGGCATGTTCATCGGAACGCAGCACTTCCAGCAGCATGACCGTTACCTGGAAAACCTGATCGACGCCCGCAGCCGCCCGCTATCTGCAGGGGCCTGGGGCTTTTCCGAACTGCTGATCGACCAGGGCCTGCTGGCCCAGGGCAAGCTGGCAATCATCTCGGCACGCGGCCTGTTGCCCGACGGCACGCCGTTCAACATCCCCCAGGATGACCTGGCGCCGAGCCCGCTGAACATCGACGACCACCTGCGCGACGGCCTGGTGTACCTGGCCTTGCCGCTCAAGCGTGCCGGTGCCCGCGACACCGTGGACGAAGGCGAAGCCCTGGAAGCCGCCCGCTACGTAAGCCAGGTGCGCGAAGTGCGTGACGACAACGCGCCGTTCGAAAACCGTGCGCCGGTGGCGGTGGGCTCCCGCGCCCTGCGCCTGCTGACCGCGCAGGACGGCATCAGCGATTACGCCGCCATCGGCCTGGTGCGCATCAAGGAAAAGCGCGCCGACCGCGCCTTGGTCCTCGATGACACCTACATCCCGCCGGTTCTCGATGTAGCCGCGAGCAAACCGCTGGCGGCCTTTCGCAGCGAACTGCTGGGCCTGCTGCACCAGCGCGGTGAAGCCCTGGCCGGGCGCGTGGTTGCATCGGGCGCCGGTGGCGCGTCGGAGATTGCCGACTTCATGCTGCTGCAACTGGTCAACCGCGCCCAGCCGCTGATCCAGCATTTCAGCCAACTCAGCCCGCTGCACCCGGAGCGGTTTTTCAGCGAGCTGGTGAGCCTGGCCGGTGAGTTTTCGACCTTCTCCACCTCAGGCCGTCGCCCCCAGGAATACCCGCAATACCAGCACGACGACCTGGCCGTGAGCTTCGCCCCGGTCATGGCCGCACTGCGTGAAGCGCTGTCGATGCTGATCGACAGCAAAGCCACGCCGATCCCGATTGTCGAGAAAGCCTACGGCATCCACGTGGCGATGCTGGCCGACAAGACCCTGCTCGACAGCGCCAATTTCATCCTCGTGGTGCGTGCCGATGTGCCCGGCGAAACCCTGCGCGCGCGCTTCGGCCAGCAAAGCAAGGTCGGCTCGGTGGAGCACATCCGCGACATGGTCAACCTGCAACTGCCGGGCATCGGCCTGCTGCCGCTGCCGGTGGCGCCGCGTCAACTGCCGTACCACGCGGGCAGTACCTATTACGAGCTGGACCGTGGCAGCGAGCACTGGCAGCAGCTGCAGAATTCCGGTGGTTTTGCCTTCCACATCGCCGGGCAGTTCCCGGGCTTGAACCTGGCCTTCTGGGCGATCCGAGGATAA
- the tssA gene encoding type VI secretion system protein TssA — protein sequence MDVPLLLTAVSATSPCGEDMEYDADFLQLERAAKGQPERSMGDSILPAEPPEWRSIQQQSLDLLQRSKDLRITHFLVQSSLALQGVAGLAEALSLINALLRDYWADLHPRLDADDDNDPTVRINALTGLTCDTNIRLLRESILTRSRTFGPVSLRAALNASGLQNFADETLGTQQLNAAFLDSDPEHLQATRDALSAARAACEAIEQQVNEQVGSAQGVDLSALKQPLKQALQILNQAVPGTEGSSEPEAVSDDSAPSVEYAAPAAPRPVGDIASRDDVLRSLDKILAYYTRHEPSSPLPVLLNRAKNLVHADFAAIVRNLIPDGMSQFENLRGPDGE from the coding sequence GTGGATGTGCCGTTGCTGCTCACCGCCGTTTCCGCGACTTCGCCGTGTGGTGAAGACATGGAATATGACGCAGACTTTCTTCAACTTGAGCGTGCCGCCAAGGGCCAACCCGAGCGCAGCATGGGCGACTCCATCCTGCCCGCTGAACCGCCGGAATGGCGCAGCATCCAGCAGCAAAGCCTGGACTTGCTGCAGCGCAGCAAAGACCTGCGCATCACCCATTTCCTAGTGCAAAGCAGCCTCGCCCTCCAGGGTGTGGCCGGGCTTGCCGAAGCCCTGTCGCTGATCAACGCACTGCTGCGTGACTACTGGGCCGACCTGCACCCGCGCCTGGATGCCGACGACGACAACGACCCCACCGTGCGCATCAACGCCCTCACCGGCCTGACCTGCGACACCAACATTCGCCTGCTGCGCGAAAGCATCCTCACGCGCTCGCGCACCTTCGGCCCGGTGAGCCTGCGCGCAGCGCTCAACGCCAGCGGCCTGCAAAACTTCGCCGATGAAACCCTCGGCACCCAGCAGCTCAACGCCGCCTTCCTCGACAGCGACCCCGAGCACCTGCAAGCCACCCGCGACGCCCTGAGTGCAGCGCGGGCGGCCTGCGAAGCCATCGAGCAGCAGGTCAACGAGCAGGTCGGTTCCGCCCAGGGCGTGGACCTCAGCGCCTTGAAGCAGCCGCTCAAGCAGGCGCTGCAAATACTCAATCAAGCGGTGCCCGGCACCGAAGGCAGCAGCGAGCCCGAGGCCGTCAGTGACGACAGTGCCCCCTCGGTCGAATACGCCGCCCCCGCAGCACCGCGCCCGGTGGGCGACATCGCCAGCCGCGATGACGTGCTGCGCAGCCTCGACAAGATCCTTGCGTACTACACCCGGCACGAGCCTTCGAGCCCGCTGCCGGTGCTGTTGAACCGGGCGAAGAATCTGGTGCACGCCGACTTCGCGGCCATCGTGCGCAATCTGATTCCCGACGGCATGTCCCAATTTGAAAACCTGCGCGGCCCGGACGGCGAGTAA
- the tssB gene encoding type VI secretion system contractile sheath small subunit, producing the protein MAKQSSQKFIARNRAPRVQIEYDVELYGAEKKVQLPFVMGVMADLAGKPAEPLAPVADRKFLEVDVDNFDSRLKAMQPRVAFHVPNELTGEGNLSLDITFESMDDFSPAAVARKVDSLNQLLEARTQLANLLTYMDGKTGAEEIIMKAIKDPALLQALASAPKPAGDQ; encoded by the coding sequence GTGGCGAAGCAAAGTTCTCAGAAATTCATCGCGCGCAACCGCGCGCCTCGAGTGCAGATCGAGTACGACGTCGAGCTCTACGGCGCCGAGAAAAAGGTCCAGCTGCCCTTCGTGATGGGCGTGATGGCCGACCTCGCCGGCAAGCCCGCCGAGCCTCTGGCGCCCGTGGCCGACCGCAAGTTCCTTGAAGTGGACGTCGACAACTTCGACTCGCGCCTCAAGGCCATGCAACCGCGCGTGGCCTTCCACGTGCCGAACGAGCTGACCGGCGAAGGCAACCTGAGCCTGGACATCACCTTCGAAAGCATGGACGACTTCAGCCCGGCCGCCGTGGCCCGCAAGGTCGACTCGCTGAACCAACTGCTCGAAGCCCGCACCCAGCTGGCCAACCTGCTGACCTACATGGACGGCAAGACCGGCGCTGAAGAAATCATCATGAAGGCGATCAAGGACCCGGCACTGCTGCAAGCACTTGCCAGTGCGCCCAAGCCTGCAGGGGACCAGTAA